GTAGAGCCCCTCCCTGGTGTCAACGCGGCACGTCCGCTCCGGCCGGGTGTTCGGCTGGGTACGCCCGGCCAATCCGGGCGGCGGCACGCGCCAGTGCACCGGCAGGCTAGCGTACGGTTTTTCCGTGGCGCGGCCCGCAAGAGGGCGGGAAGGGGGTGGGAAGGCCGTCCGAGGGCGGCTCGGCCATGATGGACCAAGACGTGAGCTTGACGTGAGGCGACCCCCCCGTCTGCCGTGCCCGGCGCTTCCCATGGCTGGGCCGCTTCGCTCCGAATGTCTTCCCCGGCGTGGCAGGCAACGCAAAATCCCCCGCCACATGCCGTGGCGGGGGATTTTGCTGATGGAAAACTCAAAACGCTCCCCATAAAGGGGTCAAGGGGGCGCGGCCCCCTTGCGGGGTGCGGGGCAGCGCCCCGCTCCTCATGTCGTTTCTTCCCGGTTCTTGTCGGCGGGCTATTCCTCGCCGCCGCCGTCCTCGTCCAGATCGCGGGAATACTTGCAGGTCTTTTCCGGACAGGCGATGTGGCGGCCCCGGGCGCGGGTGTTCTTGATCACCAGCAGGGGCGAATTGCAGTCCGGGCACGGACCGGGCACGGGCCAGTCCCACAGGGCGTAGTCGCACTTGGGGTAGGCGCTGCACGAATAGAATATCTTGCCACGCTTGGAGCTTTTTTCCACCAGCACGCCCTCGCACCCTTCGCGCGGGCAGGGCACGCCGGTGGAGAAGGGTGCGGTATAGGTGCAGTCCGGGTACTTGGTGCAGGCGATGAACCGGCTGCCGGTACGGGCCTTCTTCAGCACCAGGTCGCCGCCGCATTGCGGACAGGTGCCCACCTTTTCCGGCTCTTCGCGCAGCTTCTGCTCGACCTGGATGTTGCCCTTTTCGTCGCGGGTGAAGTTCTTGGTGTTGCGGCAGGTCGGGTAGCCGGAGCAGGCCAGGAAGGTGCCTGCCTTGCCGAACTTGATGACCATGGGCTTGCCGCACACTTCGCAGTCTATGCCGCTGGGCAGGCCGCCCTTCACGGTATCCATGGCCTGGGAAGCGCGTTCCAGCACGGGGTTGAACCCGCCGGTGAAGTCTTCCAGCAGCTTCACCCAGTCCAGTTCGCCTTCGGCCACCTTGTCCAGCGATCCTTCCATCTGCGCGGTGAAGTCCACGTCCATCAGGGTGGTGAAGTGCCCGGCCAAAAGGTCGCACACCACGGCCCCGAGATCGGTGGGGGCAAAGTGCTTTTCCTCCAGCCGGGTGTAGTCGCGGTCGAGCAGGGTGGAGATGATGGCCGCGTAAGTGGACGGGCGGCCTATGCCGCGCTCTTCCAGTTCGCGCACCAGCGATGCTTCGGTGTAGCGGGCCGGGGGCTGGGTGAACTTCTGTTCCTTTTCCACGGAAAGGGCGGTCAGTTCCTCGCCCACGGAAAGCTTGGGCAGGTCGCCTTCGGCCACTTCCTCGCCTTCCTGCGCCTCCTTCTGGGGGGACGCGGCCAGAAAGCCGGGGAACAGCAGCCGTTCGCCCTTGGCCCGCCATTCGACGGGGCCGCAGGCAATGGTTACCGTGGTGTCGTGAAAGCGCGCCGCCGCCATCTGCGAGGCCACAAAGCGCTGCCACACCAGCCGGTACAGCTGGAACTGGTCCGGCGGCAGCAGGTGGCGCACCGAATCGGGCGTCACGCTTACGTCAACGGGCCGGATGGCTTCATGCGCGTCCTGCGCGCCGCCCTTGGTCTTGAACTGGCGGGGCTTGGCGGGCAGGTGATCGTCGCCCCAGGTGGCGGCGATGAATTCGCGCGCCGCGTCGCGCGCCTCGTCCGCAATGCGCACGGAGTCGGTACGCATGTAGGTGATCAGGGCCACGGTGCCCGCCTCGCCCAGTTCCACGCCTTCGTACAGGCGCTGGGCGATGTTCATGGTGCGCTTGGCCGAATACCCCAGCCGCTGGCTGGCCGACTGCTGGATGGTAGAGGTGATGAACGGGGGCTGCGGCTGGCGCTGGCGTTCCTTTTCGTCGATGCCGGTGATGACGAAGGGCTGGCCCTGCATGGCCGCTTCCACGGCGGCGGCGTCTTCGGCGCTGCCGATAGCGGGCTTCTTGCCGTGCAGCTTGTGCAGGTCGGCCCGGAAGGGGGGCGGGGTGGCCCCGGCCAGGCGCGCGCGGAACAGCCAGTATTCCTCGGGGTTGAAGGCACGGCGCTCGGTCTCGCGGTCCACGATCAGGCGCAGGGCCACGGACTGCACGCGCCCGGCGGAAATGCCGCGCTTCACCTTCTTCCACAGCAGGGGGGAAAGCTTGTAGCCCACCAGCCGGTCCAGCACGCGGCGGGCCTGCTGGGCGTCGAACAGGTTGCGGTTCAGTTCGCGCGGATTGTCCAGCGCTTCCTTTACCGCGCGGGCGGTGATTTCGTTGAACTGGATGCGCCGGATGTTCTGGTTCTTGTCGCGGATCAGTTCCGCCACGTGCCAGGCAATGGCCTCTCCCTCGCGGTCGGGGTCGGGCGCAAGGTAGACGTTGTCGGCCTTGGCGGCGGCTTCCTTGAGGGCGGAAACCACCTTCTGCTTGCCGTCTATGACCTGGTAGCGGGGGGCAAAGCCGTTGGCCTCGTCGACGCCCAGTTCGCTGGTGGGCAGGTCGCGCACGTGGCCCACGCTGGCATGCACGGCGTAGTTGCCGCCAAGGAATTTCTTGATGGTCTTCACCTTGGCGGGGGATTCGACGATGATCAGGTCCTTGCCCATGACTGTTCCTTTCCGGGAAAATACGCTATTGGGGGCGCGTTTCCGGCAGGGTGCCGGAAGCCCCGCCGGAAGAGGGCCGCGTTCGGCCCCGTCAGGTAGGGGAAAATACGGCAATCGACGATTCCGTCAAGCCGCGCGGGTTCGCCCCGTGGCGGCGGACGGCGGGTCCACGAGGTGGAACCACATGCAATCGTTCGTCAATGACAGGGATATGATCCGGTATGCGGAACGGGACATGAGCCGGGGTATGGGCCAAAGCCCGCATGGCCCCGCGCGCGGTTTCCTCCGCATGGCGGGTCTTGCGCTGTGCGTGCTGCTGCTGGGGCTCGCCGGGTGCGCCAAGGCCCCCTACACCGGGCGCAGCCAGCTGATCATGTATTCCGAGGCGGACGAGGCCAAGATGGGCCTTGCCGCCATGCAGCAGGTGCTGAAGAAGGAAAGGGAGGTCACCGGCACGGCGGAATCCGCCCGCGTGGAGCGGGTGGGCCGACGCATTGCCGCCGTGGCCGAACGCCCCCAGTACCGCTGGGAATTCCACACCATAGAGAAGGACGTGGTCAACGCCTTCTGCCTGCCCGGCGGCAAGGTGGCCGTGTACACCGGACTGCTGGACCTTGCCGACACCGACGCCGAACTGGCCGCCGTGGTGGGGCACGAGGTGGCCCATGCCCTTGCCCGGCACAGCAACGAGAAGATGAGCCGGGCGCGCATGGTGCAGGTGGGCCAGCTGGCCGCCATGGTGGGCGTGGCCGCTGCCAGCGGCTCGTCGCAGGCGGCGCAGGCCGTGGGCGACGGCTACGCCGGGGCCATGAACATGGCCGTCATGCTGCCCAACAGCCGCGAAATGGAGTACGAGGCCGACCACATCGGGCTGCTGCTCATGGCCAAGGCCGGGTACGACCCGCATGCGGCCATCGAATTCTGGCAGAAGATGCTCAAGCAGGCGGGCGGCAAGGGCAAGTCGGACTTCATGTCCACCCACCCCACGGAAGCCAAGCGCATCGACGCGCTACGGGCCATGCTGCCAGAGGCCATGCGCTACTACCGTCCGCGTGATGACGGGGCCTCTGGAAGTTCCGGCGGAAGTTCCGGCGGAACCGCCGGGGAGAATGCGGGCGGCAAGGCCCGTGGTGCCGGTACCGGCCCTGGTGGCGCCGCCCTCGCCGGAAAGTAGCCGGACGTCCGCCGTTGTCTGCAATGCCAAGGCCCCGTGCATCCGCGCGGGGCCTTTCGCGTGGGTGCGTGGCGGACGGGCCATGGTCGGGTGCTCGGCAGCTCGTCGATCCGGTGCGCGGCCTTGCTGTTCTTTCCGCTGCCCGTCGGCGCCTTGACGCAGGCACCGCCCCAGCCGCCCGCCTGCCGGTGTTCGACGTTCGTAGCGTCCCCGCAACCTGCCGTCATGCAAGGCAGTGTGTCCATGCTGGCATTCCCCTTGCTTTGCCCTTTGCGCCGCCACTCCGTTCCCCCGGCGGCAGGAGGATTGCGCATGGCCTACGGAAAGAACATCTCCATGGATGCCCTTCAGACATTGGTCGAAGGGCGGGCCACCGAAGGTACCCGGCGCGCCGGGGCCGCCCCCAGGGCAGGCCAGCGCGGTGCCGCCGATCCGCGTTTCGCCGCGCTGCTCGCCAAGGGCGCGGGGTCGGGCGCATCACCCTTGGGGGGAGTGCTTGCGGGCGGACTTGGCGGCGGGGCTGCGTCCTCGCCGCAACTGGCGGCCCTGCCCGGCCTGACGGCGGCGGGCGGCCAGACCGAAAATGCCCTGGCTGCCGATGACCGCGCCTCGCGCGCGGCCATGGACATCGTCAATTCCCGCGCGCTGGCCACCCTGGCCAAGGTCATGGAAGGCGGGACGGGCGGGCTTGATTCATTGCGCGGGGCCATGACCTCGCGCAATCTGATGGCCCTTTCCGGCAACCTGGACATGGCGGCCTCTGGCATGGGCGGCATGGGCGGCGTTGGCAGCGGCATGGGGGGCGGTGCGCCCGCGGTGACCGTTGCCGGCGGCCCGGGGCGCGGCGGCGCGCAGGCTGGCGCGGGCAAGGCCGCGCGGCGCGACCGTTCCGGCAGGACGGACAAGTCCGGACAGCGTGACGGTGCGGGCGCTTCGGCTGGTGACCTTGGGGGGCTGTCCGCGCAGTTCGAGTCGGGCGAGGACGGCATTGCCGCCATAGGCTACGACCGGCACGGCGGCACCTCGTACGGCAAGTACCAGATTTCGTCGCGGGCCGGGACCATGGACCGCTTTCTCGATTTTGCCCGCCAGGCCGCGCCGGATATCGCCT
This portion of the Nitratidesulfovibrio sp. genome encodes:
- a CDS encoding M48 family metallopeptidase is translated as MQSFVNDRDMIRYAERDMSRGMGQSPHGPARGFLRMAGLALCVLLLGLAGCAKAPYTGRSQLIMYSEADEAKMGLAAMQQVLKKEREVTGTAESARVERVGRRIAAVAERPQYRWEFHTIEKDVVNAFCLPGGKVAVYTGLLDLADTDAELAAVVGHEVAHALARHSNEKMSRARMVQVGQLAAMVGVAAASGSSQAAQAVGDGYAGAMNMAVMLPNSREMEYEADHIGLLLMAKAGYDPHAAIEFWQKMLKQAGGKGKSDFMSTHPTEAKRIDALRAMLPEAMRYYRPRDDGASGSSGGSSGGTAGENAGGKARGAGTGPGGAALAGK
- the topA gene encoding type I DNA topoisomerase, whose protein sequence is MGKDLIIVESPAKVKTIKKFLGGNYAVHASVGHVRDLPTSELGVDEANGFAPRYQVIDGKQKVVSALKEAAAKADNVYLAPDPDREGEAIAWHVAELIRDKNQNIRRIQFNEITARAVKEALDNPRELNRNLFDAQQARRVLDRLVGYKLSPLLWKKVKRGISAGRVQSVALRLIVDRETERRAFNPEEYWLFRARLAGATPPPFRADLHKLHGKKPAIGSAEDAAAVEAAMQGQPFVITGIDEKERQRQPQPPFITSTIQQSASQRLGYSAKRTMNIAQRLYEGVELGEAGTVALITYMRTDSVRIADEARDAAREFIAATWGDDHLPAKPRQFKTKGGAQDAHEAIRPVDVSVTPDSVRHLLPPDQFQLYRLVWQRFVASQMAAARFHDTTVTIACGPVEWRAKGERLLFPGFLAASPQKEAQEGEEVAEGDLPKLSVGEELTALSVEKEQKFTQPPARYTEASLVRELEERGIGRPSTYAAIISTLLDRDYTRLEEKHFAPTDLGAVVCDLLAGHFTTLMDVDFTAQMEGSLDKVAEGELDWVKLLEDFTGGFNPVLERASQAMDTVKGGLPSGIDCEVCGKPMVIKFGKAGTFLACSGYPTCRNTKNFTRDEKGNIQVEQKLREEPEKVGTCPQCGGDLVLKKARTGSRFIACTKYPDCTYTAPFSTGVPCPREGCEGVLVEKSSKRGKIFYSCSAYPKCDYALWDWPVPGPCPDCNSPLLVIKNTRARGRHIACPEKTCKYSRDLDEDGGGEE